The genomic stretch GCCGAGGAGGTGAGCACTTCAAGCGCACTCTGGCCTCCTTCTCCATGGAGGGAAAGGTGGCAGTCGTCACTGGTGGTGCTCGAGGCTTGGGCTTAGTCATGGCCCAGGCTTTGGTGACTTCGGGAGCTGATGTAGCCATTGTCGACATGAACAAGGAGGAGGGTGAGCGCTCGGCGCAGGGTCTCATTGACATCTTCAAGAAGGAAAACCCTGGATCCTCAAAGTGAGAAACTCAAGTCCTGGGCATCGAGCTTCAGCTGACACAATTGCAGAGTTCCCAAAGTTACAGCTCATTTCTGCGATGTCTCGAGCCCAACCTCTGTCAACCAATCATTCGCAGAGATCTTGAAGAAGCACGGCAAGGTGGATAACCTTGTTACGTCTGCTGGCTTCACCGAAAACTACGATGCCATCTCGTACCCCCACGACCGCATGCAAAAGCTTTGGGGCGTCAATGTCGACGGTACCTATTTGTATGCTGTGGCAGTGGCTAAACACCTCATGGAGAGGAAGGCTCCCGGAAGCATTGTCATGATTGGCAGCATGTCTGGTGCCATTGTCAACGTCCCGCAACCCCAGGCTCCCTACAACGCCGCCAAGGCAGCTGTACGCCATCTGGCATCTAGTTTGGCCGTCGAGTGGGCAGGTGCAGGCATCCGTGTGAACTGCATTTCTCCCG from Pyrenophora tritici-repentis strain M4 chromosome 1, whole genome shotgun sequence encodes the following:
- a CDS encoding FabG, Dehydrogenase with different specificities (related to short-chain alcohol dehydrogenase), with the translated sequence MFRSQVFRQVARTTTAQLPRAAFRSVRPAVPSIRQFTCSPSRLDKDHNNEDDVNAATTSGEPGESGEHEGQYARTRDDIVVEYPEEKDLPPSNPVVGRGGEHFKRTLASFSMEGKVAVVTGGARGLGLVMAQALVTSGADVAIVDMNKEEGERSAQGLIDIFKKENPGSSKVPKVTAHFCDVSSPTSVNQSFAEILKKHGKVDNLVTSAGFTENYDAISYPHDRMQKLWGVNVDGTYLYAVAVAKHLMERKAPGSIVMIGSMSGAIVNVPQPQAPYNAAKAAVRHLASSLAVEWAGAGIRVNCISPGYMLTALTKKILDDNPDLQKQWTSLIPVGKMGRPEDLMGAVTFLSSDASSYVTGADLRVDGAYTCT